GTGGGACTTCCACCCGAGAGCTTTGGAGCACCATACCAGCAGAACCTAAAAGAATACTATTAACTGAGGTTTCCATAAAGAGGTCTGCAGGCATCCCATTAACCAGTTCATGCTCGTCCTGTCCCTGCTCCGTGTGGAGGGACCTGCTGTCTGCCTCTGTCACTACCTCCATGGGAGTAGAACTATCTAGGCAAAAGGAGTGGGACCCTTCTGGGTACATTCCATCATCTGAAGGCATTGTATACTGGATATAGTCCTGGGGCGTCAACCCCAGCACCACAGGCACATCATTTTCGTCGATGTTTAGATGCAGCTCACCGTTTTGTGGTTGTTGGAGATACTTTATGGACTCTGCTTGGTCCTGAAAGAGCCCTTCCATCTGGAAGTTATGAAATTCTTTATGAACACCATTTAAGGTGGGACTCGGGCAAGGAGAGTGGACCATGGCTTTAACCTTTACCTCCATCTTGATGCATGCCTCGTCAGAGTTGACCGGTCGCAGAGGCCACGGCGAGGGGCTGTAATGGTGACTCCGCAACGATGCTGATCTGAGGGGTCTCTGGGCTTTTACTTCATTGCTGATGGGCACAGAAGATGACGAAAAGTTGTCGTCGTCATCTGCCGAACACAAAGCTGATGAGCCACCTTTTGCTTTTGCCTTTTGTTTGGCAGACAGCCTCCTCTTTAACGAACCCATTAGGCCCTCACTCTTCGATCGACTTTTATTTTGGCCTCCTTTCTCGTCCTCACAACCAAGATCACACCCTGAAAGGTCTTTGGTGTAGCAGCCTCCAAAAAGTGATTCCTCCTTAGAAAACTCTGTTGTCACTGAAGGCTGCTGGAGCATGACAAAGTCACCCTCCTCTTTGCCCTTTATGCTGAGGGACTTGCGGATCGTCTTAAGGCTTATCTTCTTCATTCTGACAGGCCCTCCAATGTGGGGGCATGGGACGGCTCTCCTGATATCCTGATGAAAGCACTATCCACAATGTCCTTCCATCAGGCCACATGAAACAAGTCATCCATACAGTGGATCCAAAAATCCCTGAAGACAAAAATAGACACATCTTAGTCGGCTTAATAATAGATtctaaaataatacattttctggttacattgtttttgttttataattaataaaagaaataccATTTCAAAGTTcacaaaaaacaagtttggaGAACTCGCATAATTTCCCTAAGGTGCCAGAGATACTTTTCTACGCAAGATAAGGTTACTTTCAAAACAAAGTGATATAATGCTTTAGAATATTTCTATCCATATCATGTTTAAACTATTGGTAATAAAGTCTATATAGTTGagataaagacatttttcccccaACTGTTATTGTAAAGGATATATTCACTATTACGTAGTTAGATTTGATGCAACACAGATCAGATGACCTCTCAAAACTATGAGAGGCAAA
This portion of the Xiphophorus hellerii strain 12219 chromosome 21, Xiphophorus_hellerii-4.1, whole genome shotgun sequence genome encodes:
- the socs6a gene encoding suppressor of cytokine signaling 6, whose product is MKKISLKTIRKSLSIKGKEEGDFVMLQQPSVTTEFSKEESLFGGCYTKDLSGCDLGCEDEKGGQNKSRSKSEGLMGSLKRRLSAKQKAKAKGGSSALCSADDDDNFSSSSVPISNEVKAQRPLRSASLRSHHYSPSPWPLRPVNSDEACIKMEVKVKAMVHSPCPSPTLNGVHKEFHNFQMEGLFQDQAESIKYLQQPQNGELHLNIDENDVPVVLGLTPQDYIQYTMPSDDGMYPEGSHSFCLDSSTPMEVVTEADSRSLHTEQGQDEHELVNGMPADLFMETSVNSILLGSAGMVLQSSRVEVPPPLSPLLPPMTSNGHIPRTFSSFSSTDSQVAERVRHHLNFDPNSAPGVSRVYDSVQSSGPMVVTSLTEELKKLARQGWYWGPITRWEAEEKLINLADGSFLVRDSSDDRYLLSLSFRSQSKTLHTRIEHSNGRFSFYEQPDVEGHTSIVDLIEHSIRDSENGAFCYSRSRLPGSATYPVRLTNPVSRFMQVRSLQYLCRFVIRQYTRIDLIQKLPLPNKMKDYLQEKHY